In Candidatus Promineifilum breve, one genomic interval encodes:
- a CDS encoding D-cysteine desulfhydrase family protein, producing the protein MEPKFPERVPLAFLPTPVERLDRLSKHLGGPEIWIKRDDQTGLAMGGNKTRKLEFLGADALAQGADHLVTTGAPQSNHARQTAAAAARLGLGCSLVLRGQKPAAVTGNFLLDQLLGAHVYWSESHECNEAIGRVMADLRAIGRRPYLIPLGGSNVIGATGYVLAMRELLEQMAAEHLNFDFIVFASSSGGTQAGIVLGARAFGYRGGVLGISVDHPAEALKTQVAALATATATHLGLDALALAEAVVVNDDYLGEGYARVGENEREAIKLMAQLEGILLDPVYTGRAFGGLIDLIRWGAFTRGQRVLFWHTGGTAALPAFADRLL; encoded by the coding sequence ATGGAACCAAAATTCCCCGAGAGAGTACCCCTCGCCTTCCTGCCCACGCCGGTGGAACGGCTGGATCGCCTCAGCAAACACCTGGGCGGCCCGGAGATCTGGATCAAGCGCGACGACCAGACCGGTCTGGCGATGGGCGGCAACAAGACGCGCAAGCTGGAGTTTCTGGGGGCCGACGCGCTGGCCCAGGGCGCCGACCATCTGGTGACCACCGGCGCGCCCCAGAGCAACCACGCCCGCCAGACGGCCGCCGCCGCCGCGCGGTTGGGACTGGGCTGTAGCCTGGTGCTGCGCGGCCAAAAGCCGGCGGCGGTGACGGGCAACTTCCTGCTCGATCAGCTCCTGGGGGCGCACGTCTATTGGAGCGAGAGCCACGAATGCAATGAAGCCATCGGCCGCGTCATGGCCGACTTGCGGGCCATTGGCCGGCGGCCGTATCTCATCCCGCTGGGCGGCTCCAACGTCATCGGGGCCACCGGCTACGTGCTGGCGATGCGCGAACTGCTGGAGCAGATGGCCGCCGAGCATTTGAATTTCGATTTCATCGTCTTCGCCAGCAGCAGCGGCGGCACACAGGCGGGCATTGTGCTGGGGGCGCGGGCCTTCGGCTATCGCGGTGGCGTGCTGGGCATCAGCGTCGATCACCCGGCCGAGGCGCTCAAGACGCAGGTCGCCGCCCTGGCCACGGCCACGGCCACCCACCTGGGCCTGGACGCGCTGGCCCTGGCCGAGGCGGTGGTCGTCAACGATGATTATCTGGGCGAGGGCTACGCCCGCGTGGGCGAAAACGAGCGCGAGGCGATCAAGCTGATGGCCCAACTGGAGGGCATCCTGCTCGACCCGGTCTACACCGGCCGGGCCTTCGGCGGGCTGATCGATCTCATCCGCTGGGGGGCTTTCACGCGCGGCCAGCGGGTGCTCTTCTGGCACACCGGCGGCACGGCCGCCCTGCCAGCCTTCGCCGACCGGCTGCTCTAA